A part of Thermotoga petrophila RKU-1 genomic DNA contains:
- the rapZ gene encoding RNase adapter RapZ, with translation MKRIVVVSGLSGAGKTTAMGFLEDLGYFCVDNVPGNILEELLKLFMSSDLEKMAMAIDVRSEHLGDPISTVERIKEKTNALVIFLEASTEELLRRYALTRRRHPLQKDGLGLEDAIEKEKEILSHIKEIADVVIDTTRMNTHQLRETLAHFLVNQAGGTSVRIMSFGFKHGIPMDADFVFDARFLPNPHYVPELSSKTGLDSEVEAYFKNYPVVEEFIEKIFEVLKVAIEEYQRTGRRIITVGIGCTGGKHRSVYITHRLKEMLEREGFTVIEKHRDIEKV, from the coding sequence TTGAAGAGAATAGTCGTTGTATCTGGGCTTTCGGGGGCGGGTAAAACCACTGCAATGGGTTTTCTTGAGGATCTGGGGTATTTCTGTGTTGATAACGTTCCCGGTAACATACTGGAGGAACTCTTGAAGCTCTTCATGAGTTCTGACCTCGAAAAGATGGCGATGGCTATTGATGTGCGAAGCGAACACCTCGGAGATCCCATATCAACGGTTGAGAGGATAAAGGAGAAAACGAACGCTCTGGTGATTTTTTTGGAGGCGTCCACGGAAGAACTCCTAAGAAGATACGCTCTGACGAGAAGAAGACACCCTCTTCAAAAGGACGGATTAGGGCTGGAAGACGCCATAGAGAAAGAGAAGGAAATCCTCTCTCATATAAAGGAAATAGCGGATGTTGTTATAGATACGACCAGGATGAACACGCATCAACTGCGCGAAACCCTGGCGCATTTTCTCGTGAACCAAGCCGGTGGAACCTCTGTCAGAATAATGAGTTTCGGATTTAAACACGGAATCCCGATGGACGCGGATTTCGTTTTTGATGCTCGTTTTCTTCCGAATCCACACTACGTACCGGAACTTTCTTCGAAAACGGGGTTGGACAGCGAGGTAGAAGCGTACTTCAAAAATTATCCGGTGGTGGAAGAGTTCATCGAAAAGATCTTTGAAGTACTCAAGGTAGCGATAGAAGAGTATCAGAGGACTGGAAGAAGGATAATCACTGTAGGGATAGGATGTACCGGTGGCAAACATAGATCCGTGTACATCACACATAGACTGAAAGAAATGCTGGAAAGAGAAGGTTTTACGGTCATTGAGAAGCACAGAGATATAGAGAAGGTGTGA
- the rlmN gene encoding 23S rRNA (adenine(2503)-C(2))-methyltransferase RlmN → MKNLLDLSYEELITEITNLGLERYRADQILDWIFNKKVNNFDEMTNLSKKHRALLKEHFSIPFLKLLDKKVSRIDGTTKFLWELEDGNTIESVMLFHPDRITACISTQVGCPVKCIFCATGMSGFVRNLTTGEIVAQILSMEKEEKKKIGNVVYMGMGEPLLNYENTIKSIRTLNHKKMGNIGIRRITISTVGIPDRIIQLAEEGLDVKLALSLHAPTNFKRDQLVPLNKKYSIEEILNAVKIYQKKTGNRVTIEYVLIKGMNDEISDAKKLAEILKNMKVFVNLIPVNPTVEDLKKPSRERLLTFKRILLESGIEAEIRREKGADIEAACGQLRLKRIKSTS, encoded by the coding sequence TTGAAAAATCTACTCGATCTTTCTTACGAAGAACTGATAACCGAGATCACGAACCTGGGTCTCGAACGATACAGGGCAGATCAAATTCTGGACTGGATATTCAACAAAAAAGTGAACAACTTCGACGAGATGACAAACCTTTCGAAAAAGCACCGTGCTCTTTTGAAAGAGCACTTTTCTATTCCCTTCTTGAAACTCCTCGACAAGAAGGTTTCCAGAATAGATGGTACCACCAAATTCCTCTGGGAACTCGAAGATGGAAATACGATAGAATCTGTGATGCTTTTCCATCCAGACAGAATAACGGCCTGCATCTCAACCCAGGTTGGATGTCCTGTGAAGTGTATTTTCTGTGCCACAGGAATGAGTGGATTTGTGAGGAATCTCACCACAGGAGAAATCGTAGCACAGATCCTTTCCATGGAAAAAGAAGAGAAGAAAAAAATAGGAAACGTTGTGTACATGGGAATGGGAGAACCTCTTCTGAACTACGAAAACACGATAAAAAGCATAAGAACACTGAACCACAAAAAGATGGGAAACATTGGTATCAGGAGGATCACGATTTCGACAGTTGGAATCCCTGATAGAATAATTCAGCTGGCCGAAGAAGGGCTCGACGTGAAACTCGCTCTTTCACTCCATGCCCCAACAAATTTCAAGAGAGATCAGCTCGTTCCTTTGAACAAGAAGTACTCCATCGAAGAGATCTTGAATGCGGTGAAGATCTATCAGAAAAAGACGGGAAACCGTGTAACAATAGAGTACGTACTCATAAAGGGCATGAACGATGAGATAAGCGACGCAAAGAAGCTGGCTGAAATCCTGAAAAACATGAAGGTCTTCGTGAATTTGATCCCTGTGAATCCAACGGTGGAAGATCTGAAAAAACCATCGCGGGAACGACTGTTGACCTTCAAGAGGATATTACTGGAAAGCGGAATCGAAGCAGAAATCAGACGAGAAAAAGGTGCCGACATTGAGGCAGCCTGCGGTCAGTTGAGGTTGAAGAGAATAAAGTCAACATCATGA
- a CDS encoding IMPACT family protein: protein MEWKTVVRPHTERINVKRSEFYATIFPIKDEKDFREKLKEVSKRDATHNCWAYRIFSPNGILEHSSDDGEPSGTAGRPILGVLKKYDLMNTAIVVTRYFGGVKLGVRGLIEAYSSAAEMAVKGAELRRLRLMKEFEVEIGYQELNNVFRVAEMIGLELVEMNYTERGAKILLRGLEVPENLVIKTIRDVLI, encoded by the coding sequence GTGGAATGGAAGACGGTGGTGAGACCCCACACAGAAAGGATCAACGTTAAGAGATCAGAATTCTATGCCACGATCTTTCCGATAAAGGACGAGAAAGACTTTCGTGAGAAGTTGAAAGAAGTCTCGAAAAGGGATGCCACTCACAACTGCTGGGCTTACAGAATTTTCTCTCCAAACGGTATCCTTGAACACAGTTCGGACGATGGTGAGCCGAGTGGAACGGCGGGCAGACCCATTCTCGGGGTTTTAAAAAAATACGATCTTATGAACACAGCGATCGTTGTCACAAGATATTTCGGTGGAGTGAAACTGGGTGTTCGTGGACTCATAGAAGCTTACTCTTCGGCTGCTGAGATGGCGGTCAAGGGGGCAGAGCTGAGAAGGCTGAGGCTCATGAAAGAGTTCGAAGTGGAGATAGGTTATCAGGAATTGAACAACGTGTTCAGAGTTGCGGAGATGATAGGACTGGAACTCGTTGAGATGAACTACACCGAAAGGGGAGCAAAGATCCTGCTGCGTGGTCTTGAAGTACCTGAAAACCTGGTGATAAAAACGATTCGTGATGTGTTAATATAA
- the murB gene encoding UDP-N-acetylmuramate dehydrogenase, giving the protein MDKLFESLYKTGCDVRMFEKLSCHTSIKIGGRVKYLVLPNDVFSLERAINVLGDVPFQMMGLGTNLLVQDDDLDIAVVKTERLNQIEIKGEKVLVESGTPLKRLCLFLMEAELGGLEFAYGIPGSVGGAIYMNAGAYGGEIGEFVEAVEVLRDGKRTWLSKNEIFFGYRDSTFKREKSIITRVMMSFKREKKEVIKAKMDDYIKRRLEKQPLDLPSAGSVFKRPREDFYVGKAIESLGLKGYRIGGAQISEKHAGFIVNAGNATFDDVMKLIEFVRKKVKEKYGVELETEVEIWWNGRRW; this is encoded by the coding sequence TTGGACAAACTCTTTGAATCCCTTTACAAAACAGGCTGTGACGTGCGAATGTTCGAAAAGCTTTCCTGCCACACCAGCATAAAAATCGGAGGAAGGGTGAAATATCTTGTCCTTCCAAACGATGTTTTTTCCCTGGAGCGAGCCATCAATGTTCTGGGGGATGTCCCGTTTCAAATGATGGGACTTGGTACGAATCTTCTGGTTCAAGATGACGATCTGGACATCGCAGTGGTGAAAACAGAAAGACTGAATCAAATTGAAATAAAGGGAGAAAAGGTACTGGTGGAAAGTGGAACTCCCCTGAAAAGACTCTGTCTATTTTTGATGGAAGCGGAGCTTGGAGGACTGGAGTTCGCGTACGGGATACCGGGGAGCGTGGGCGGAGCCATCTATATGAACGCGGGAGCGTACGGAGGAGAGATCGGGGAGTTCGTCGAAGCGGTCGAGGTTCTAAGAGATGGAAAAAGGACCTGGCTTTCGAAGAACGAGATTTTTTTCGGCTACAGAGACAGTACATTTAAAAGAGAGAAATCGATCATAACACGTGTGATGATGAGTTTCAAAAGAGAAAAGAAAGAAGTCATAAAAGCGAAGATGGACGATTATATAAAGAGGCGTTTGGAGAAACAACCCCTCGATCTTCCAAGTGCGGGAAGTGTGTTCAAAAGGCCAAGAGAGGATTTCTACGTGGGAAAGGCCATAGAATCCTTAGGTTTGAAGGGCTACAGAATTGGAGGGGCTCAGATATCGGAAAAACACGCGGGATTCATTGTGAACGCAGGGAATGCCACTTTCGATGACGTGATGAAACTCATCGAGTTTGTGAGAAAAAAGGTGAAAGAGAAATACGGTGTGGAGCTGGAAACGGAGGTTGAAATCTGGTGGAATGGAAGACGGTGGTGA
- a CDS encoding DivIVA domain-containing protein, with translation MKELEDLERILDSMIEDYRKLKEENRELWSKVKQLNERVLHLEKEKEQLEKTIEQHKRSLNTLVEKIQRFLSLTTDQGMIQDEEENKR, from the coding sequence ATGAAAGAACTGGAGGACCTTGAAAGGATTCTCGATTCAATGATAGAGGATTACAGAAAGCTGAAAGAAGAAAATAGGGAACTGTGGTCGAAGGTGAAACAGTTGAACGAGAGGGTACTTCACTTAGAAAAGGAGAAGGAACAACTGGAAAAGACCATCGAGCAACACAAAAGGTCCCTGAACACACTCGTGGAGAAAATTCAGCGTTTTCTCTCCCTCACAACCGATCAGGGGATGATACAGGATGAAGAAGAAAATAAGCGTTAG